In Streptomyces sp. Li-HN-5-11, the sequence TGCACGGCCAGACGGGTGAGCTCCTGCAGCGCTTCCAGCACCTCGCCGTCACGCCCGACCAGCTTCTGCAGGTCACGGCTACCGGTGTCACTGATGATCGAGACAGAGGCGCGGTCGGCCTCGACGTCCATGTCGATGTCACCGTCGAGGTCGGCGATGTCCAGCAGACCTTCGAGGTAGTCCGCCGCGATCTCGCCCTCCTGCTCCAGGCGGGTCAGGGCGTCTGCACCCTCGGCAGCGGCGGAGGTGGTGCCTTCCGTCACGGGATGGGCTCCTTCTTACTTCTTGGACGGGGACTTGGGCCGCTGTGGGCCCTTGCGCTGCCCGGACTGGGTCCCGGACTGGGCCTTGCTGCGGGTGCCGTTCCCGGGCTTGGGGTCGGCCTGCTTGGCAGCGGCGGGCGGGGCGTCCTGCGGCTGGTCGGACTTGCTCAGTGACGTGGCCGGTGCGGCCTCACCGCTCCCGGCCGCCTTCGGGCCGCCGGACTGGCGCTGGGCCTTGGTCTGTCGCTTGGGCTGCTGCCGCCGGGGAGCCGTAGCGGTCGTCGTGACCGTGGTCGCACTGTCCTCGGCCTGAGTGACGGCGGCGCTCTCGCTCCTCACCACGGTGCCGTCGGCCTGGGCCGCGAGGCCCACCTTGGTCAGACCGTTGATGAACTTCCGCTCGAACTCGTTGCGGTCGCGGCCCTTGGCGACGATCGCCTTGACGATGGCCTTGTCACGGCGCCGGCTGACCTTGCTGTGGTGCGTGACGTGCTTGTGCAGGCGCTCCAGGTACGCGGCCTGGGCCTTCGAACCCGGCGTCGGGTTGTTGTGGATGACGTACATCTGCTGGCCCATGGTCCACACGTTGGTGGTCAGCCAGTAGACGAGGACACCGACCGGGAAGTTGATGCCGAAGACGGCGAACATGACTGGGAAGACGTACATCAGCATCTTCTGCTGCTGCATGAACGGCGTCTTGACCGTCGTGTCGACGTTCTTCGTCATCAGCTGGCGCTGCGTGTAGAACTGCGAGAACGACATCAGGACGATCATGACCGCGGTCACGACACGGACATCGGTCAGTGTGGCGCCCAGCGCCGCGACCTTCTCCGAGCTGTCCGTGAACTTCGCCGCGAGCGGAGCACCGAAGATGTGCGCGTTACGGGCACTCGCGAGCAGCGGCTCGTTGATGACGC encodes:
- the yidC gene encoding membrane protein insertase YidC, with amino-acid sequence MDTIASLFSFITTPVSWVIVQFHKVFGALFGADTGWAWGLSIVSLVILIRICLIPLFVKQIKATRAMQTLQPEMKKIQERYKSDKQRQSEEMMKLYKESGTNPLSSCLPILAQSPFFFALYHVLNAIATGKTIGVINEPLLASARNAHIFGAPLAAKFTDSSEKVAALGATLTDVRVVTAVMIVLMSFSQFYTQRQLMTKNVDTTVKTPFMQQQKMLMYVFPVMFAVFGINFPVGVLVYWLTTNVWTMGQQMYVIHNNPTPGSKAQAAYLERLHKHVTHHSKVSRRRDKAIVKAIVAKGRDRNEFERKFINGLTKVGLAAQADGTVVRSESAAVTQAEDSATTVTTTATAPRRQQPKRQTKAQRQSGGPKAAGSGEAAPATSLSKSDQPQDAPPAAAKQADPKPGNGTRSKAQSGTQSGQRKGPQRPKSPSKK
- a CDS encoding R3H domain-containing nucleic acid-binding protein is translated as MTEGTTSAAAEGADALTRLEQEGEIAADYLEGLLDIADLDGDIDMDVEADRASVSIISDTGSRDLQKLVGRDGEVLEALQELTRLAVHRETGDRSRLMLDVAGYRAKKRAELSELGAKAAAEVKSSGEPVKLKPMTPFERKVVHDAVKAAGLRSESEGEEPQRFVVVLPA